From the genome of Candidatus Rhodoluna planktonica:
GCTACCGCGAGCGTACGCGCTAGTTACCGCCGACATTGAAATTCTAACTTCGCCATCAACAATAGTTGCACCCATGTTAGCTAGGTCTTTTGCAAGAGACTTTGGTGTCCATACTGGAAGGCTGTTTCGACCCACAGGCCTGAGTTCGCCACGGGTGTCTGCCCAAAGTTGCACCTGGTTTGATGGGATCATAGTCAGGTAACCATTCCTGTCTTCCACACAAATTACATCTGCAAACTTCTTGGCTGAATAATTCTGTGAAATGGCAAACTGAATTCCTTCGATACCAAAGTCATGAACGTTGGAACCGCGTACTTCCCAAAAATTTAGGAACTTATCAATCTGTTCTTTGAGCATCAGTTCAAATTGGGGGTACTTACTTATAAAGTCGATCGACGGGGAGAGGTAACCATCTTCGTTGTACGCATATGGAATGTCATGTTCGGAAATCTTGGCGATAGGTTCTTTGAACTCGATTGTAAAAATGTCATTGTCTTCAATAGTTATGAGTGCGCCGTCAGTTCCGGCGTTTCCGCCTGCCTGAACGAGTGCACGCCGCCCATCCGGAGACTTGTAAACATATCGTGGGCTTAGATGGTACGACGCGATCAGTTTTACCACGTCCTCGGGTAGGCACCCAGGTTCAAATTGGTAGTTATAGAAATTACTCAAACCGAACATATTTGCAAGCGTCTGCGCATAAACACATTCACTGAAGACGGCTTGTTGGAGGACGGCATTATTTTCAATTGCCTTTTGAAACTCAGACAGCATTGCAGGGCAAATTGCCTTCAGATTCAGGTCCGGTATTTGCCTTGTGTCAGCAAATTTCTTCTCAATCGCCTTACGTTCAACCTTTGAAAACAAGACTTTTGTGTAACGTATGGAGTAAAACTGACCCAGTAACTCGCGTTGCTTCTTGGCTAATGGGATGCGGTCTTTTGCGTTCATTATTTCCCCCTCAGCCCTAAATTATCTGAACATTCTGACACGGTGAAGTCGCTCAGACATGTCAAATGAGCCCAACCGTTACAAGAAGGTACTTCTACGATGGGCTGTTTAGTCACATTGGTGTTTGGGCCGCTCAGGTTTTGGTCGCGAATGGCCCAGCAAGTGGCTGAAATTATTCAGCCACCGGCGACTTGTCAGCGTTAAATGGCAAAGTTTCTATGGAGATTCATTTACACGTTGAAGATAGGCTGGAAGAAGGGGTACGAAATGGATGGTCAAAATAAGTTAGTAGCTGCCATTCTGAATCAAGGCAGCCATTACATTATTCCAAGCTATCAACGTGACTATCAGTGGGGAGAAGAGCGTTGGCAGTCCTTAGTCTCAGATATCCTCCATGCTGTTACTAATGAAGATGGTGACCCGCCGCATTGGCTTGGTATCTTCCTGACTAGCCAATCTACGAATGTGGTGCACCCAGGCTTCTCTGGCCAGATGCAATATTTGGTAATTGATGGACAGCAACGTTTGATCACGATCGCAATCTGGGTTGCAGCGCTTGTTCATCACTCTCAAGACAAGGGTCTTCCTGTCGAATTTGATCTAAAGAACATGGCCAAAATAACCGTTCAGGAATCTGACCGAGTTTATTTTGAGGCGGTACTAAATAATCTATGGAGAAATACCGAATTGTTCGACCATAGGGGTCATCCAATATTGCGGGCTTACTTCTATTTCAGATACTTGCTGTGGCATGGCCAAACTGCCCTCGCGGAGGATGATCCAATACCGCTTCCAAAAATCAGGAAACCAAACGCAGAAGAAAAATTCGAGGCTCAGTGGCAAGTAGCGGCAGAAAGTAAAAGCGGGCTTAAGGTTCCACGGGGTGCCGAGGCAAACTCAATAGAGCTGCTCACAAGTACATTATTTCGGCTATCGGTATTTTCACTCATTCACAATCCAGCGACAGATGAAACGCAAGCCGTTATTTTTGACACGCTTAATGGCAAACATCAGGAATTAGAACCACTAGACCACGTCCGTAATAGCCTTTTCGTGCGCATTAATAATCTAGAGGCCCAAGATATCTACAAGGAATTCTGGTATCCAGCTGAGACTGAACTTCGGTCGATCGCCCTAAAGAATATGAAGGCAGGCAAAGCGTTCATTTACGATTACGTCATCAGCAAGGGTGAGAAGAAGCATCAGAAGAATATAAACGCCACTAGGGGCGCATCGCATTTTGCAACAATGATCAAAGGCAAAAAAGACTCTGAGATTCCAAATTTCATCGAGCATGACCTAGTGCCGGCCATGCTTACCTGGCAGGTAGTAGTTCGGGCTCAGGACCAAGTAAAAATTAATGGTCTTGCCGTAAAGTTTCCTGATGAAATTTTGCAGCTCATGAGTAACATCCGTGACTTATCTCAAGGTCCAGCAAACCCCGTAGTCCTTCACTATGCATCAGGCTTTGTTACTGGAAAAGTAACCGCCCCTACGTTAGCCTCAATACTTTTTCTTCTAGAAAACTTTTTGGTTCGCCAAATTCTTGGTGGGCGACCAATGCAACCTTTGCGCTCACGCCTAATGGATGTTATGGGTGCGGTTGGCGGGGATTACTCACTTGAACGACTGCAAGAGATTCTTTCAAAAGCGGACTGGGTGCAAAACCGGGAACTGATTGAGATTGCAACCACACAACGAATTTATGACAAGGCTACAGCCAAAGCTCTTGGCGCGATATTTAGGGGTATTGAGCGCCAGCTTAGCGGCAAGGGATCTATGAATTTCAAGATAGCCAAGGGAGAAGGGAACTATTCAATTGAGCACATATATCCACGCATAAACTCCAAATGGCTTGGTGATTTAGAAACCTGGGGGTGTCTAGAAGAGGAAATGGACCGCCGCAGACATGTGATTGGAAACCTAACGGTCGTTACAAATTCACACAACTCTGCCGTTGGTAATAAGTCATTTGCCGATAAGCGAAATTACCCGACTGTATCGGGAAACGCAGCCCCACTTTCACTCAACGCGAGTTGGCAAGGACATGACATTACAAGTTGGACCCCAAAGTTAATCGACGATAGGTCACTGCTTCTTATTCAGGCCGCAACGAATTACTGGAAAACCATCTAAGAGCTAAACAACGATTTAACATCGGTGTTGCCCATGCAACTTGGTCTGAATTAGCCTAATTCTCTCGGTGAGACCTGACTTGGGACGGCCACTTTTGAAACCGATGCTTAACTAAAACAACTCCGCCAAGGTCGCACTCCAGGCACCACGCAGATCGCTTAGTTGCCAGGTGGCTAGGTCTTGAATTTCTAGCTGGCCGCTGTTGTCGGTGACGCCGATTCGCAGAACTGGGATTCCGCGAGCCTCACACAAACCAACAAACTTCACATCATCTTCGCGACCAACCGAAACCAGAATGCGTCCGGTTGATTCACTAAACAGAGCCGCGGTGCGGTCAATGTTGTCGCGTTCCATAATTTCGCCAAGCCACAAACGCGCACCCATGCCAAATCTGAAACAGCTTTCGGCAACAGCCTGAGCCAAACCGCCTTCGCTAAGGTCGTGAGCCGAAGCAATCAAACCCTGCAGACTGGCCCCGTGCATCAGGTCGGCTAGTTGGCGCTCGAAAGCCAAATCAACTTTTGGTGGGCGGCCGCCAAGGTGACCGTGGATAACCTCTGACCAAACCGAACCATCCAGTTCATCGGCGGTGGTGCCCAACAGGTAAATGTTGTTGCCCTCGTCTTGCCAACCTGAAGGAATTCGGCGAGCCACATCGTCGATCACGCCAAGCACACCAACCACCGGGGTTGGGTGAATTGCCACATCGCCGGTTTGGTTGTAGAAACTTACGTTTCCACCGGTAACCGGAATACCCAATTCAAGACAGCCATCGGCCAAACCTGCAGTGGCCTGCTTAAACTGCCACATTACTTCTGGGTTTTCTGGGCTACCAAAGTTTAGGCAGTTGGTAACTGCGGTTGGCACGGCACCGCCGGCAGCAACGTTGCGGTAAGCCTCAGCCAAAGCCAACTTGGCACCCTCATATGGGTCTAGATAGCAGTAGCGACCATTGGCGTCGGTGGCAATCGAAATGCCTAATCCGCTTTCTTCGCTAACGCGCACCATGCCCGAATCGTCTGGCATAGCCAGCGCGGTGTTGCCACCAACATAGTGGTCATACTGGTCGGTAACCCAGCTCTTGTCTGCCTGGTTTGGCGACGAAATAATGCGCACAAACTGCTCGGCCAATTCGCTGCCGTTTTGGTTGTGACGGTGCAAACCGTTGCCGTTGCCTGCAGCGACGTGAACGGTGTTGGCATTTAGCGCATCTTGATAAACCGGATAAGCCACCGGACGCTCGTAAACAGGGCCATCGTGGGCGACGGTGCGTGGTGGTACGTTCACAATTTCTTCGCCGTGCCAGGTGATGTAAAGACGATCTTCGGCGATAACCTCACCGAGCACCGAATACTCAACTTCCCACTTGTCGACGATCTTGGCGAAAGCTTTGAACGACTTTTTCGGCACGATGCCCATCATGCGCTCTTGCGACTCTGACATCAGAATTTCTTCGGGGGTTAGGTTCTCGTCGCGCTTTAGCACCTTGTCGAGTTCAACGCGCATACCCGCGCCACCGTTTGAAGCCAACTCGCTGGTGGCACAGCTGATGCCGGCACCACCCAAGTCTTGAATACCGGCAACCACTCCGGCGGCATAAAGCTCGAGGCAGCATTCGATAAGCACCTTCTCGGCAAATGGGTCGCCAACCTGCACCGCTGGGCGCTTGGTTGGGCCGGTTGAGTCAAAGGTTTCTGAAGCCAAAACCGAAACGCCACCGATGCCGTCGGCGCCGGTGCGGGCACCAAACAAAATCACTAGATCGCCAGGGTTTGAAGCCTTAGCCAGCTTTAGATCTTCGTGACGCAGAGCACCAACGCTTAGTGCGTTGACCAGCGGGTTGCCCTGATAAACCTTGTCAAAAACAGTTTCGCCACCGATGTTTGGCAAACCCAGGCAGTTGCCATAGAAGCTGATGCCGCTAACCACACCGTGCACCACTCGAGCGGTGTCTCGGTTTTCTGGGGCGCCAAAACGCAACTGATCCATCACGGCAATTGGGCGAGCACCCATGGTCAAAATGTCGCGAACAATGCCGCCTACACCGGTTGCCGCACCCTGGAAAGGCTCAATGTATGAGGGGTGGTTGTGCGATTCAACTTTGAAAGTAACCGCCCAGCCTTCACCGATGTCAACCACACCGGCGTTTTCGCCCATGCCCACCATCAGGTGTTTTTTCATCTCGTCGGTGACTTTTTCACCAAACTGACGAAGGTAAATCTTCGACGATTTATAGCTGCAGTGCTCAGACCACATCACCGAATACATCGCCAGCTCGGATGACGTTGGCCGGCGACCCAAAATGCCACGAATGCGCTCGAATTCGTCTTCTTTCAGACCCAGCTCTTTCCAAGGCTGTGCCTTGTCTGGGCTGGCTGCTGCTTTAGCAGTGGTGTCGGTGTTGGTTTCAACAACCTTCTTTTTGCCAAAAAGGGCCATTATGCGTTCACCAAAGCTTTCATTACAGAGGTAAAGAATTTCAAGCCGTCAACACCGCTGCGCATTGCGGCGCTGATGTCGGGGCCAAATCCTGGTTCAACCGCGTGCTCTGGGTGCGGCATTAGACCAACCACATTGCCGCGCTCGTTTCGCAAACCGGCGATGTCGTTCATCGAGCCGTTTGGGTTGAGGTCGAGGTATCTAAAAGCCACCAACCCTTCGCCTTCGAGGCGCTTTAGGGTTTCGTCGGTTGCGATGTAACCACCCTCGCCATTTTTCAACGGGATGGTGATCTCTTGGCCAAGTTCAAACTCGTTAGTCCACGGGGTGTCGATGTTTTCAACGCGCAGTTTTTGATCACGGCAAATGAAGTGCTGGTGCTCGTTGCGAATTAGGCCACCAGGCAAAAGGTGTGATTCAACTAAAACCTGAAAACCGTTGCAAATGCCCAAGACCGGCAAACCCTGATTGGCCTGCTTGATGATTTCTTGGGTGATCGGCGCCTGGGCTGCGATAGCACCGCAGCGCAGATAGTCGCCGTATGAAAAGCCGCCGGGCAAAACCACAGCGTCAACTTTTTTAAGGTCGCTGTCTGCGTGCCAAAGCGGCACCGGAGTACCGCCGGCCAAGCGCACTGCGCGCTGAGCATCGCGGTCGTCTAGGGTTCCAGGAAAAGTTACTACACCGATTTTCATAGCCGACCTCGATTAGTTTTCGACGGTTACGGCAACGACGTCTTCGATGACCTGGTTGCTCAAAAAGTTTTCGGCGATCTTGTGTGCCTCGGCGATGTCGGCGTCGGTGATGGTGCGCTCGAAGTGCAACTCAATTCGCTTGCCGATTCGAACGCCGGTGATGTCTTTGTGCCCGGTGCGGTGTAGGGCGTTGTTCACCGATTTTCCGGCTGGGTCAAGAAGGTCTACCTTCGGCATAACTTCGACGATAATTTTTGGCACTTTAGCTCCAAGCTTTTATGGGGAGTTTGCAATTGTGGGCCGGTGATTTCCGGCCTAAAAGTTGCCGACGACGTTGCCGAACCCTTTCATTTTAGTGGGTTAGGGTCGCCCGGCGCAGACAGCGCCGATGTCCATTCCGGGCAGCACATTTGATCGAATCGAGATCTGCTGACAACTTGTCAGGCTAATTTTTTGCACCTCGCCTAACTTGGATGCCGTGCCGCTACCCCCGCGGCATTTCGGCCGCCAACAGCGGCATCGGTATTCAAGGAGAGAAATGCGAATTACACGTCTGGCCGCAATCGGCACAGCATCGGCTTTGATCATCAGCGGTTTGGCCACCACCCCAGCCTCGGCCGCTACATTTTCGGCATCACTAAGCAAGAGCATCGGTCTCACCGCTGCCGCAGACACCATCAACATCACGCTCAACAACCTCGATGGCGACAAAGGTGTTTACCTGCGCCTATGTGAGGTGCCGGCTAACAAGACTGAGCGCCCAAAAAAGTGTGATGGTCAAGGCAAGTGGGTCAGCAATCTTTTGGCATCGCAGGTAATGGGTGCCGGCAAAGCCGACCAGGCCACTGCGCTACCGGTTAAGGCAGTTTTCACCGCCGAGGGCTCAACTGTTGACTGCACCGCAGTGGCTTGTGCCGTGCATGTTCGCCGCGATCACTTCGGTGGCGCCGCCGACACCTCACTAGATCGCTACTACCCAGTTTCATTTGGTGCCGCTTCGGCCACCGCAACTGCTAAAGCCGGAAAACTGACGGTGGTAATTGCTGGTGCCTATGGGCAGCAGGCGGCTATCAAAGTAGGCAGCAAAACCTACACCCGCACCATCACCAACAACAAATACACCTTCACAATTGCCGTGCCAAAAAATAAAGAGGTAAAAGTTTCAGCGGTTGTTGCCCGAAAAGCGTTGGTCAGCAAAACCCTGAAAGGCTAATTTGTTACCCCTAGCAAATTAGCGGTCGAGAAATCGGCTATTGAGGCTGCAGTGCTCCGGCAATTCCGGCGATGGTGAATTGCTCAAGTGCTGCGGCCTCTCGCACATATTCGCTGCCCGAATCAATTCGCTGGGCCGCCGCCGCAACACTTGCATAGATCAGGTGGCAGGTGGCTGTCACATCTTTTACGCCAAGTTCTTTCACCGGGCTAAGCAGCGCCATCATGAAGTGTCCGTGCATCGCGTTGATCATGCCGCGCGAATCTTCGGGCAAACTGGCAATCGAAATTTCGCGGATGACTCGGTGCTCGGCACTGGCAAGATGTGCCAGGGTGTAGTGAATCCAAACCCGGATGCGCTCCATGGCGTCATCAAATCTGGCGATGTGTTCGTCGATGGCGTTGCTCAAATCGGCCATCTCGTTAATAACGAGCTCGGCCAGAACATGATCTTTCGAGGCAAAGTATTGATAAATTGCTGGCCGACTTAGACCGGTAGCAGCTGCCAGTTCGGCCATCGAAACGGCATCCACGCCTTTTTCAGCGATTATTTGCTGAGCCGCCGCCAAGATTAGGTCTTGGCGTTCGTCACGAATCGATGCTGGGGTCACGGTAAGTGTTAAGCGATTTCCTGGGTTAAACGTTCCGCAAGTTCGGCATATTTATCGGCCGTTTGAGCAACAATCTCCGCTGGCAAAACCGGTGGTTCGCCAACCTGGTTCCAGTTGTCGGCCAACCAGTTGCGCACAATTTGCTTGTCAAAACTTTCTTTGCGCTCGCCGCGATCCCAGGCGGCCTTCGACCAGTAGCGCGAAGAGTCGGGGGTGAGCACCTCATCTCCCAGGATGATGGTGCCGGTTTCATCAACACCAAATTCAAACTTGGTGTCAGCCAAAATCAGCCCAGCTTTTTCGGCCAGGGCGCTTGCTGCTTTGAAAACTTGCAAGCTCAAATCGCGAAGTGCGGCTGCATTTTCGGCACCGATAATTTGAACCACCTGATTGAAGCTGATGTTTTCATCGTGCTCACCCATCGGCGCTTTATAGGCCGGGGTAAAAATTGGCTCAGGCAATTTGCCGCCGAAGGTCAAACCTTCAGGTAACTTCACGCCGCAAATCTCACCGGTGGCTTGATACTCTTTCCAGCCCGACCCTGAGATGTAGCCGCGCACCACACACTCAATTGGAAACATCTCAAGTTTTTTGGCGATGGTTGCGCGATTGCGAACTTCTGCCGGAATTTCAACTTCGTGGCTTAGGTGATTTGGAACCGCTAATCGCTCAAACCACCAATTGGTTAAGCGAGTTAGGTTGGCGCCCTTACCTGGAATGGTTGGCTTCAGCACGTGGTCGAAAGCACTCACCCGATCTGAAGCAACCACCAAAATCAGGTGGTTCAGTGCCGGGTCTTCACTTTCGTAAAGGTCGCGCACCTTTCCGCTGTAAACGTGCTTCCAGCCGGCAATTGCAACCGCGCCCGAGTCGGCAGTTGAAACTGCGCCCGAGTCGGCAGACTCGCCATTCAGACCCAAGTTGTTTTGCTCGCCCTGCGCGCTCACTAGTTGACAACCTTCAGCGCGATGTCGCTGCGATAGTGGCTACCCTGCAACTGAATCTTCTCAATCGCCGCATAGGCAGCTTTTCGAGCTTCGGCAAAATCAGCTCCGTTGGCAACCACCGAAAGCACACGACCTCCGGTTGCTAGCAACACTTCGTCGCCGCCGCGAGACTCTTCAAATTTTGTGGCCGCGTGACAAATTTCGACACCTTCAACTTGCTCGGCTTCGGTCAAACCATAAATTGGTCGATTCGGCGCCGAAGTCTCTGGGTAGCCCTCACTGGCAAGCACCACCGTGATGGCGGCATCCTTGCTAAATTCTGGCTGGGCGGTGGTTTCAAGGTGACCGGTTGCCGCCTTGTAAAGCAGTGTGCTCAACGAGCTAATCAATCGACGCAGTACAACCTGAGTTTCTGGGTCGCCAAAGCGAGCGTTGAATTCAATCACGCGGATACCCCGCTCGGTAACAATCAGGCCGCAGTAAAGCAAGCCAATAAATGGCGCGCCCAAGCGATCAAGTTCTTGAACGGTTGGAATTGCAACCGTTCGCTCAACCTCTTCAACAAAGTTGTCAGGCAGCCAAGGCAGCGGCGAGTATGCCCCCATGCCACCGGTGTTTGGCCCCGCATCGCCATCGAAGGCGCGCTTGAAATCTTGAGCCGGAGTTAGCGGCATCACATTTTTGCCATCCGATAAGAAGAAGAGGCTTACTTCTTGGCCGTCTAAAAATTCCTCGACCAAAATTCCCATGTCGATAAATTTGGCTGCGTGCTCAAGAGCAGCTGCCCGGTCGCTGGTGACAATCACACCTTTACCGGCGGCTAGGCCATCGGCTTTGATAACGTACGGGGCGCCAAAATCATCCATGGCATCTTCAACTTCTTGCAAAGTTTCGCACTCGCGAGCCATGCCCGTTGGCACACCAGCCGCAGCCATAACCTCTTTGGCGAAAGACTTCGATCCCTCAAGTTGCGCCGCCTGTTTGCTCGGACCAAAAACGGCAACGCCCTGCTCACGCAGTGCGTCAGAGACACCGGCAACCAGCGGTGCTTCGGGGCCGATGATTGCCAAATCGATTTCGTGCTGTAGGGCAAACTTGGCAACCTCGAGCGGATCGTTTGGCTTCAGTTCGGTTTCGCAGCGCACATCAAAACTGATGCCGGCATTGCCCGGGGCAGCAATAATGTCTTGAGCTGGGGTGCCCGTGCGAATCAGAGCTTTGATAATTGCGTGCTCGCGGGCGCCTTGACCCAAAACCAAAATTTTCACACCGCAAGTTTACCGACCAGAATAGAAGCCTATGAAGCCTCAAAAATTTCTTGCCCTATCGGCCGCCGCTCTGCTCGCCGCACTAGGCCTGACCGCCTGCGCCACCGATTCATCACCGATTGCATCGCCGACTGCCAGTTCGACACCAACCAGCGATGTCACGCCACCGCCTGCCGGTCAGCGCGGAGAAGATCCGTTGGCTGAATTTGAGGCTGCCGCAACCGCCAGCTGCAACAAGGCCATGGCCGAGGGTGTGGTTGAGGCTATCGCCAAGGGTGAAACCCCAACCGAAACCGAGTGGTGGTTGATGATGGTTCCGAAAGACCAGGCCATCAACGATTTCTCGGCAGCGCGCTATGGCAAAGCTGAAGACTTGGCCGAGGTCATTTATGAAACCTATGAGTTCGACACCTGCTACATGTCAACCCAGTTTGCTTTGGCAAAAGAAGCTGGGGTCGACATCACCAAGGTGATGAGTGTCAGCTATGACCAAGCAGCCGATTTATATGTGGTGCGCGAGGCACAAAATGCTGGCAACGTGCAAACCTCGCAGTTTTTTCTCGACGCGGCCGGCTTAATCACAAAGGTGCAATACCCCGATTTGGGCGCAATCGCCTTTGAGCGAACCGTTCGCTACGGTGCTTTGACCGAGCAAGAACAAGGATGGTTCAAGCGCGCAGTCGAATCAGCAAATGGCTAGACGCAGAATCAAACCGGCCGATGGGCAAGCAGCCATTGCGTCGGTGCTGGCCGTTGGCGAACAACCGCAGTTAGCGACCGCCGTCAGATACCTTCTCGAAGAGTTGGCCGAGCGTGCACCGGGTAATTCGGTCGAGGTGCGGGTGCCACCATTTGGTGCAACCCAGTGCATCGAAGGGCCAAGACACACTCGTGGCACCCCACCAAACACAATCGAGTTGTCACCAGAAATTTGGTTCGGTCTCGCAACTGGGCAAATTACTTGGAATCAGGCGCTCGCCGAAGGCAAAATTCATGCCTCTGGTGTCCGCGCCGATATCTCGGATTACTTACCGTTGATTTGAGGTTGAATAGTCACATGGCCAAAAACACTCAAGAAGTTCGCATCCGCCGTTCGGCAAAATTTTTACCGTTCATGATTACCGGTGCCGTGCTGGGTGTGATTGCCGCCGTCGTCGTTGGTCTTAGCATCCCTGAAGAGCAGCGCACCGCGCAGCCCATCATCACCTATTTGATTGCCTACTTTGCCGGCATCGGTTTCGTTATCGGAAT
Proteins encoded in this window:
- a CDS encoding DUF262 domain-containing protein; translation: MAKFLWRFIYTLKIGWKKGYEMDGQNKLVAAILNQGSHYIIPSYQRDYQWGEERWQSLVSDILHAVTNEDGDPPHWLGIFLTSQSTNVVHPGFSGQMQYLVIDGQQRLITIAIWVAALVHHSQDKGLPVEFDLKNMAKITVQESDRVYFEAVLNNLWRNTELFDHRGHPILRAYFYFRYLLWHGQTALAEDDPIPLPKIRKPNAEEKFEAQWQVAAESKSGLKVPRGAEANSIELLTSTLFRLSVFSLIHNPATDETQAVIFDTLNGKHQELEPLDHVRNSLFVRINNLEAQDIYKEFWYPAETELRSIALKNMKAGKAFIYDYVISKGEKKHQKNINATRGASHFATMIKGKKDSEIPNFIEHDLVPAMLTWQVVVRAQDQVKINGLAVKFPDEILQLMSNIRDLSQGPANPVVLHYASGFVTGKVTAPTLASILFLLENFLVRQILGGRPMQPLRSRLMDVMGAVGGDYSLERLQEILSKADWVQNRELIEIATTQRIYDKATAKALGAIFRGIERQLSGKGSMNFKIAKGEGNYSIEHIYPRINSKWLGDLETWGCLEEEMDRRRHVIGNLTVVTNSHNSAVGNKSFADKRNYPTVSGNAAPLSLNASWQGHDITSWTPKLIDDRSLLLIQAATNYWKTI
- a CDS encoding sterol carrier family protein → MARRRIKPADGQAAIASVLAVGEQPQLATAVRYLLEELAERAPGNSVEVRVPPFGATQCIEGPRHTRGTPPNTIELSPEIWFGLATGQITWNQALAEGKIHASGVRADISDYLPLI
- a CDS encoding TetR/AcrR family transcriptional regulator, which codes for MTPASIRDERQDLILAAAQQIIAEKGVDAVSMAELAAATGLSRPAIYQYFASKDHVLAELVINEMADLSNAIDEHIARFDDAMERIRVWIHYTLAHLASAEHRVIREISIASLPEDSRGMINAMHGHFMMALLSPVKELGVKDVTATCHLIYASVAAAAQRIDSGSEYVREAAALEQFTIAGIAGALQPQ
- the purD gene encoding phosphoribosylamine--glycine ligase, whose product is MKILVLGQGAREHAIIKALIRTGTPAQDIIAAPGNAGISFDVRCETELKPNDPLEVAKFALQHEIDLAIIGPEAPLVAGVSDALREQGVAVFGPSKQAAQLEGSKSFAKEVMAAAGVPTGMARECETLQEVEDAMDDFGAPYVIKADGLAAGKGVIVTSDRAAALEHAAKFIDMGILVEEFLDGQEVSLFFLSDGKNVMPLTPAQDFKRAFDGDAGPNTGGMGAYSPLPWLPDNFVEEVERTVAIPTVQELDRLGAPFIGLLYCGLIVTERGIRVIEFNARFGDPETQVVLRRLISSLSTLLYKAATGHLETTAQPEFSKDAAITVVLASEGYPETSAPNRPIYGLTEAEQVEGVEICHAATKFEESRGGDEVLLATGGRVLSVVANGADFAEARKAAYAAIEKIQLQGSHYRSDIALKVVN
- the purS gene encoding phosphoribosylformylglycinamidine synthase subunit PurS, with the protein product MPKIIVEVMPKVDLLDPAGKSVNNALHRTGHKDITGVRIGKRIELHFERTITDADIAEAHKIAENFLSNQVIEDVVAVTVEN
- the purL gene encoding phosphoribosylformylglycinamidine synthase subunit PurL; its protein translation is MALFGKKKVVETNTDTTAKAAASPDKAQPWKELGLKEDEFERIRGILGRRPTSSELAMYSVMWSEHCSYKSSKIYLRQFGEKVTDEMKKHLMVGMGENAGVVDIGEGWAVTFKVESHNHPSYIEPFQGAATGVGGIVRDILTMGARPIAVMDQLRFGAPENRDTARVVHGVVSGISFYGNCLGLPNIGGETVFDKVYQGNPLVNALSVGALRHEDLKLAKASNPGDLVILFGARTGADGIGGVSVLASETFDSTGPTKRPAVQVGDPFAEKVLIECCLELYAAGVVAGIQDLGGAGISCATSELASNGGAGMRVELDKVLKRDENLTPEEILMSESQERMMGIVPKKSFKAFAKIVDKWEVEYSVLGEVIAEDRLYITWHGEEIVNVPPRTVAHDGPVYERPVAYPVYQDALNANTVHVAAGNGNGLHRHNQNGSELAEQFVRIISSPNQADKSWVTDQYDHYVGGNTALAMPDDSGMVRVSEESGLGISIATDANGRYCYLDPYEGAKLALAEAYRNVAAGGAVPTAVTNCLNFGSPENPEVMWQFKQATAGLADGCLELGIPVTGGNVSFYNQTGDVAIHPTPVVGVLGVIDDVARRIPSGWQDEGNNIYLLGTTADELDGSVWSEVIHGHLGGRPPKVDLAFERQLADLMHGASLQGLIASAHDLSEGGLAQAVAESCFRFGMGARLWLGEIMERDNIDRTAALFSESTGRILVSVGREDDVKFVGLCEARGIPVLRIGVTDNSGQLEIQDLATWQLSDLRGAWSATLAELF
- the purQ gene encoding phosphoribosylformylglycinamidine synthase subunit PurQ, coding for MKIGVVTFPGTLDDRDAQRAVRLAGGTPVPLWHADSDLKKVDAVVLPGGFSYGDYLRCGAIAAQAPITQEIIKQANQGLPVLGICNGFQVLVESHLLPGGLIRNEHQHFICRDQKLRVENIDTPWTNEFELGQEITIPLKNGEGGYIATDETLKRLEGEGLVAFRYLDLNPNGSMNDIAGLRNERGNVVGLMPHPEHAVEPGFGPDISAAMRSGVDGLKFFTSVMKALVNA
- a CDS encoding phosphoribosylaminoimidazolesuccinocarboxamide synthase, which encodes MAGWKHVYSGKVRDLYESEDPALNHLILVVASDRVSAFDHVLKPTIPGKGANLTRLTNWWFERLAVPNHLSHEVEIPAEVRNRATIAKKLEMFPIECVVRGYISGSGWKEYQATGEICGVKLPEGLTFGGKLPEPIFTPAYKAPMGEHDENISFNQVVQIIGAENAAALRDLSLQVFKAASALAEKAGLILADTKFEFGVDETGTIILGDEVLTPDSSRYWSKAAWDRGERKESFDKQIVRNWLADNWNQVGEPPVLPAEIVAQTADKYAELAERLTQEIA